In the genome of Eschrichtius robustus isolate mEscRob2 chromosome 2, mEscRob2.pri, whole genome shotgun sequence, the window GGATGTGGGGCGGACCGAGGAAGGATGGCTGGGCACCAGCAGAGCCTCCTCCCGGTCACGGCGCGGTCCCCACCTCAGCGACGACGCTCAGGACCCCACGGATCCGCTCAGCGGTGTGGAAGCGGCCAGGGTTGGCACTCACAGCCTCCAGGACACGGCCCACGAAGTCTAGGTCGTGGAGGGGCTCTGCCCACATGGGGCCACCAAGCTGTGGACACACAGGGACCAGATAAGCAGGGATCAGGACAGCCAGGACCCCCGCCTCCCCCTGGCCTTTCCCCCCGcacccccgccctgccccacCTGGTGTCGCTGCCCACAGTGCTCACACTCTGGGGCCACAGGGGGACCACAGGCTGCAGAGAACTTGACCCTGCGCAGAGAGGGGTGAGGCTGGGGGTGGTGACCCTGGCTGGGATGCCCCCttcaccttcctccccagctcACCCTTGCTCACCGGCCACCAGAGGCTCCTGATGCTTTGCCAAGGCGCTGGAGGTGGAACGCCCCGCAGCCCACACACTGGAACACCAGCGCCTGCTTGCTGTGGGAGACAAGGGTGGCCACCAATTCCTAGAATGGCCACCACACCCCAACTCTTCCCTCAGGATGACTGGGTCCCCATTGGGCTCCCCAGGGCAgccttccctccccccgccccgggaAAGGCCCCGTTACCTCCCTCATCCATCACCCTTCCCTGCCCCAGGCAAACCTGGCCGAGGCCTTGACCTTGGCCTGGCCGGTGAAGACACGAACAAAAACGCGCACGTAGAAGTCAGCGCTGATGCTGAGCAGCGGCACCACAAAGCGCTGGTAGCAGTTGGCGTGGAGGTCCAGGCTGTGCAGGACAATCCTCAGGGCCTGGCGTGGGGGACGGGTGCCAGCCATCAGTCCTgcccccactgccacctcccctACAGGGAGCCACACGAGGTGCTCGCAAGTACAGGCTCAGGGCCGGCTCCCTGGGTTCTCAGCCCAGCCCTGAGTGACCCTTGGCAAGTGAGAGCCTCAGCTCCCTCATCTATGAGATCACACCAGTCTGTCTCTTTAAGGCCCTGGCACTAAATGAttaaggaagggacttccctggcggtccagtggttaagactccacgctcccaatgcggtgggcatgggttccatccctggtcggggaactaagatcccacatgccgtgcagcacggccctccccccaaaaaaaatgaTTAAGGAAAGCACAGGCCCAATAAAACCAAACCTCTTCTAATTAGCATTCTCAGCATGCCCCATGCTGTGTGATGTGGCACAAGGACCTGCATTCCTCTGGGCAGGATACTGGGTGCTGCAGAACTACTGGGGCCTTCTCCTTGCCAGAGGCTGCAGTAAGACTCTGACAGgggaaaggaggcagcattttccAGACTGACCTGACAACAGGGTCCTTAAGGAACAAGGACAAGAGCTCTCCTTTCCCAGCCCCTCGACATAGCCAACCCTACCTTCTTGAATCCCCATAGCAACCTGGTGGGGTCTGGGTCATCGTCATACCTATTTCACAGATGCaaaaacagaggcccagaaaaGGTGAAatcacttgcccaaagccaccagCAAAACTAGGACCTGAACCCAGAGCCAAATGCAAACCTGGAAAaactgcctttaaaaaataattttgtggacaaccctgatggcacagtggttaagaatctgcctgccaatgcaggggacaagggtttgatccctggtccaggaggatcccacatgctgcggagcaactaagcccgtgcaccacaactactgagcccacacgctgcaactactgaagcctgcatactctagggcctgcgtgctgcaactactgagcccgtgtgctgcaactactgaagcccacgtgcctagagcccgtgctcgacaacaagagaagccaccgcaatgagaagccgcgcaccacaacgaagagtagccccagctcgccgcaactagagaaagcccgcgtgcagcaatgaagacccaaagcagccaataaataaataaataagaagcataaaattaaagataataataataataataattttgtgggagttccctggtggtctagtggttaggattccgagcTTTCACTGCTATGGCCTGGGTTTAATCCCAGGTCGGGCAACTGAGATCCTGCAGGTCATgcagcgtggcaaaaaaaaaaaaaaaaaaaaaaagaaaagaaaattgccaAGTTGTTGAAGTAGAGAATACTAGAAAGAATAATGTAATCACCCACTCTTATCCTGGGCAAAActactgccccaccccacccccaaaggaCCATATTTGGCAGCCATGCTCTCAGGAACTATGCAGGTTAAAGAACGtgcttgttgggacttccctggtggcgcagtggctgagactccgtgctcccaatgcaggaagcccgggttcgatccctggtcagggaactagatcccacacgcgtgCCGCAACtcagagttcgcatgccacaactaaggagcccgcctgctgcaactgagacccagcgcaaccaaataaatagataaatattttttaaaaaacaaagaacgtGCTTGTCATCGAAATCCTGGGATGAATCTGGCCAAGCAGGTCTGGGGGTAGGAGGAGAGTTGGGAGGCCCCTCACCATCTCGTGGCAGGCCCGGCTCTTGAGGGCCATGGCCCCGTACTTGCTGTAGCATGTCTCCCCACTGTTCCCCGCCAGCACTGCCATGTCTGTGCAGGTCACACACAGCAGCCCTGTGGGGAGGGACCCGGCAGTGAGGACCCTCCAACACCCCAAGCCCTGCTCAGTACATAACCCCCGCAACCCATCCCCACCCCGCCCTCGCATCAGGCTGGCCTCACCTCCTTCACTCACAGCCTGCACGGCTGCATCCAGGAAGGGGGCGGGGCTGCCATAGGGGTCCAGGTCAATGACGTCAAACCGCTCCGATGCCTTCTGGTGCTGGTACATCAGCATCCTAGGAGCGAGAGGGCCAGGTCCTCAGCCCCCTGCACCAGGGACCCGTGCTGTTCTCTACACATGTTCACTCATACAGTGTGATGGTTTTGGCCTGGACTTGGGGGCCAGCTGCCCGGCTTCAGATCCTGGCTTATCCATCTGCTAACTATATTAACTTTTCCTCCTTGGGTCTGTCTACCTATCTAACAGCGGCAATaataatagggaattccctggcagtccagtggttaggactccgtgctttcactgccgagggcctgtgttcaatccctggtcggggaactaagatcccataagccatgcagcgcggccaaaaaaaaaaaaaaccccaaaacaaaataacagaaaaacaaaatggcaataataatagcCAATACTGACGTAGCACATATTTACCTGACACTGTTTCAAGCGGTTTAtaaatgtattaactcatttaatcacaCAATCTTCAACAGATTTGAAACTATTATTGTTCTTTGCAGGTGAGAAAATGCAAATGCTACTGACCATGTAATTTATAACTGCAACCCTTCCTTCGTCCATCTCTTGTACCCTGTTATTTCACCCCTGCCTCCAGCACGTCTCACCTCTAGTTTActacacagtttatttatttgtcaTGATTATTGGTTATCATCTGTGTTTCCTattagattctttttaaaaaaaaaaaagatttatttactatttatttatttttatttatttttggctgcatcgggtctctgttgcggcacgtgggctcttcgttgtggtgagtgggcttctctctagttgtggcgtgagtGTTTTCTCTCCTCTACTTGTGGCGCGGGGGTtgcagagcgtgtgggctctgtagtttgtggcacgcaggctctagttgaggcgtgcgagctcagtagttgtggtgtgcggccttagttgccccgcggcatgtgggatcttagttccctgaccagggatcgaacccgcgtcccctgcgttgtaaggtggattctttaccactgaaccgccagggaagtccccctattaGATTCTAATATGGTcaagaaagcaaatattttaaattcatttattttctgtaaagggtcaggtagtaagtattttaggctttttggGAGACATATGGTCCCTATcacatattcttctttttctaaacctttaaaaatgtgaaaaacattctTAGATGGCAGGCCATAAAAAAACAGGCTGTGGGCCTtgcaggctgtagtttgctgacccctgcattATGAACTCCACAAGGTCAGGGACTTTGTCTGTATGGTTTACCGATGCAGTCCTGACAGGAAGAATGGtgcctggggacttccctagtggtgcggtggttaagaatctgcctgccagtgcaggggacacgggttcgatccctggtccgggaagatcccacatgctgcggagcaaccaagcccgtgcgccacaaccactaagcctgtgctctagaaccctcgagccacaactactgagcccacgtgacacaactactgaagcctgagtgcctagaactcgtgctccacaacaaaagaagccaccgcaatgagaagctcgtgcgccacgacaaggagtagcccccgctccccgcaactagagaaagaaagtccacgcgcagcaacgaagacccaacgcagccaaaaataaataaataaatttattaaaaaaaaaaaaaaaagaatggtgcctggcactggATATACACTGGTTCACTTGATTGAATAAAAGTACGAGAAGTTGAGTCTAAAATGGAGACCATAATGGTACTTATTTCCACCTCCGAGCACAAGCTACACAGCTATAATCAGTAACCCCTATAAAATACAGCAACCCCTATAAAACTACTGTCCttgttttatagacaaggaaacttgGGCTCTAAGAGGCTAAGGCCActctcccaaggtcacagagcaagacTATGACACAGCCAGGATTTGACCCCAGGGACCTTTGTTCCAGAAAGCACCTTCCAGCAGCTAGCCTCTACTGCCCAGCACCTACCGGGCATCTGCCTGGCTGGGCTGTACAAGGTGGGTCACATCGTTGAGCTGCACATTACGGTGCATGAGATCCACGGCTCGGGCAGAGGCGTCATTGGCAACCACGGATCGGAGCCCAGGCACCTCTAGCGCAAAGCGAATGGAACGTAGGCCGGAGGCTGCTAGGCCTTCCAGCACTCGCAGGCCTTCCTGTTGGAGTAAGCAGGGAGCCCCACTCACATCCATGCCTCCATCCTCTGCTGGGCGCCAAGGAGCCCCCACTCCCAGCTCCAATTGCTCTCCCCCTCCAGGAGCCTTCCTTCTTTTACCACCCACTGGACTCCAGGGCTGCTACCTCCTACATTCAGGCCCCACCTCGCAGATATCCCGCACGGCAGCTGTTCGAGGTTGGTCTCCCGGGGCCAGGTTTGCACCCTCTTTCAGTTCAGCCTTGTCCTCCTCTTGCTCCAACAAGTCCACGACCACCTTTTGCACATCCTTCTCACCTGGCACCTTGACTGCAGCCATCCAGAAGCACAAGTTAGGGGATATCAAAGAGCCATCTGAGAAACCTGCCCCTACTCCTCAGAATACAGAAGATTCAGGGAACAAAATCTTCCCCAAAGTCCCTGGAGAAAGGCAGAGGAGCAG includes:
- the TRMT1 gene encoding tRNA (guanine(26)-N(2))-dimethyltransferase isoform X2; its protein translation is MEGQPQGPPNPAAMENGTEPCGEERPPEVQETTVTEGAAKIVFPSANEVFYNPVQEFNRDLTCAVITEFARIQLGAKGIQIKVPGEKDVQKVVVDLLEQEEDKAELKEGANLAPGDQPRTAAVRDICEEGLRVLEGLAASGLRSIRFALEVPGLRSVVANDASARAVDLMHRNVQLNDVTHLVQPSQADARMLMYQHQKASERFDVIDLDPYGSPAPFLDAAVQAVSEGGLLCVTCTDMAVLAGNSGETCYSKYGAMALKSRACHEMALRIVLHSLDLHANCYQRFVVPLLSISADFYVRVFVRVFTGQAKVKASASKQALVFQCVGCGAFHLQRLGKASGASGGRVKFSAACGPPVAPECEHCGQRHQLGGPMWAEPLHDLDFVGRVLEAVSANPGRFHTAERIRGVLSVVAEELLDVPLYYTLDQLSSTIHCSTPRLLQLRSALLHAGFRVSLSHACKNAVKTDAPSSALWDIMRCWEKECPVKRERLSETSPAFRILSVEPRLQANFTIRDDANPSSRQRGLKRFQANPEANWGPRPRARPGGKAAGEAMEERRKLLQNKRKEPDEDLAQRAAQLKTFPCKRFKEGTCQRGDQCCYSHSPLTPKATAEATPTDRPEAPDQNPLGPGAAAGPGKD
- the TRMT1 gene encoding tRNA (guanine(26)-N(2))-dimethyltransferase isoform X1 encodes the protein MSCARIVLWLSLTLRSALNFSRARFMEGQPQGPPNPAAMENGTEPCGEERPPEVQETTVTEGAAKIVFPSANEVFYNPVQEFNRDLTCAVITEFARIQLGAKGIQIKVPGEKDVQKVVVDLLEQEEDKAELKEGANLAPGDQPRTAAVRDICEEGLRVLEGLAASGLRSIRFALEVPGLRSVVANDASARAVDLMHRNVQLNDVTHLVQPSQADARMLMYQHQKASERFDVIDLDPYGSPAPFLDAAVQAVSEGGLLCVTCTDMAVLAGNSGETCYSKYGAMALKSRACHEMALRIVLHSLDLHANCYQRFVVPLLSISADFYVRVFVRVFTGQAKVKASASKQALVFQCVGCGAFHLQRLGKASGASGGRVKFSAACGPPVAPECEHCGQRHQLGGPMWAEPLHDLDFVGRVLEAVSANPGRFHTAERIRGVLSVVAEELLDVPLYYTLDQLSSTIHCSTPRLLQLRSALLHAGFRVSLSHACKNAVKTDAPSSALWDIMRCWEKECPVKRERLSETSPAFRILSVEPRLQANFTIRDDANPSSRQRGLKRFQANPEANWGPRPRARPGGKAAGEAMEERRKLLQNKRKEPDEDLAQRAAQLKTFPCKRFKEGTCQRGDQCCYSHSPLTPKATAEATPTDRPEAPDQNPLGPGAAAGPGKD